In Oryza glaberrima chromosome 8, OglaRS2, whole genome shotgun sequence, the following are encoded in one genomic region:
- the LOC127783115 gene encoding arabinogalactan protein 1, which yields MARLHLVVVAMAALFAAAAVAQGPSASPTPAPKAQPPVATPPTRPPAVAPVSPPAAQPPVTTPPPASAPAPVPAPSAAATPSPQASAPTAEPPVLSPPAPAPGSISQSPTEAPTSPPPPSAASVVSPSAAAVVAAWAAVAAVAAFY from the coding sequence aTGGCGCGCCTCCACCTCGTGGTCGTGGCCATGGCCGcgctcttcgccgccgcggcggtggcgcagggcCCGAGCGCCTCCCCGACGCCGGCTCCCAAGGCGCAGCCACCGGTGGCGACCCCGCCGACTCGGCCGCCGGCCGTGGCGCCGGtgtctcctcccgccgcccagCCGCCCGTGACGACGCCTCCCCCGGcttccgcgcccgcgcccgtgcccgccccgagcgccgccgcgacaCCGTCACCCCAGGCCTCGGCGCCGACCGCGGAGCCCCCCGTCctctcgccgcccgcgccggctcCGGGGTCGATCTCCCAGTCCCCGACGGAGGCCCCGacgtctccgccgccaccgagcgcCGCGTCCGTagtctccccctccgccgccgccgtcgtcgccgcctgggCCGCCGTGGCAGCCGTCGCGGCGTTCTACTGA